A genome region from Haloimpatiens massiliensis includes the following:
- a CDS encoding methyl-accepting chemotaxis protein, whose protein sequence is MKKKYSIKNKLILSFVSLILVCLVLLGFIVYTKVYNQTKEDYVQSIEKQITQVDSSFNNYIIAFEENINMFSKELNKLENQVTSYIAKKSKADEIPMTPLENGSFEASLYGKFENFTKTHDGIETVSISSESNGGYMQYPAISRKKGYDPRTRDWYNEAKNNKDKISFTDVYKTSSGSMVMSVLAQVKDTNSNLKGVITFDINLKKLSQMSKKTKIGENGYLVVTDEKGTIIASGNDQGLISKSIKELKVEQLNDLSKYKNNNFSAKMNDGKEYFINVQKSSNEKLGWYYIAFVEKSELTKTANNIGIMTLIFTIIFSIIAVLVCIFIANKISKPIKYAADHIKEVGKGDFTIPIEKKYFKSQDEVGDIIKSLDKMQSSIKSMLSKVKKSSEVVEEEEEKLLAASEEMTGSSSEVSRAIHDVAEGISNQAGDLVKATATISSFGEKLDIVVNELSAISENSVGINLMANDSNKKMEHMIVSVKNIGEFFRSFLNVISKLDNNVEQIGEMTSLINSISEQTNLLALNAAIEAARAGESGKGFAVVADEIRKLAERSKESSESINKLVDNIDKDKQEIIDNTGKMKEELDEQSKTIEDTIGVFKNIIESIEDIVPKIQNVNSSAYSINEEKEEVLSKMEGSSAISEEISASSEEISASSEEMHNCSKKVALSGEKLSEMTKEMNEEVNKFKI, encoded by the coding sequence ATGAAAAAAAAATACAGTATAAAAAATAAACTTATACTTTCTTTTGTGTCTTTGATTTTAGTATGTTTAGTTTTACTAGGTTTTATAGTGTACACTAAAGTATATAATCAAACAAAAGAAGACTATGTACAATCTATAGAAAAGCAAATCACACAAGTGGATAGTAGCTTTAATAATTATATTATAGCTTTTGAAGAAAATATAAATATGTTTTCTAAAGAGCTAAATAAGTTAGAGAATCAGGTAACTTCATACATTGCTAAGAAATCTAAAGCAGATGAGATACCAATGACTCCTCTCGAAAATGGAAGTTTTGAAGCTTCTTTATATGGAAAGTTTGAAAATTTCACAAAAACTCATGATGGAATAGAGACTGTATCCATATCTTCAGAAAGTAATGGTGGATATATGCAGTATCCAGCAATTTCAAGAAAGAAGGGATATGATCCTAGAACAAGAGATTGGTACAATGAAGCAAAAAATAATAAAGATAAGATTTCTTTTACAGATGTTTATAAAACTTCATCTGGTTCTATGGTAATGTCTGTTTTAGCTCAAGTAAAAGATACAAATTCAAATTTAAAAGGGGTTATAACATTTGATATAAATTTAAAAAAATTGTCTCAAATGAGTAAAAAAACAAAAATAGGTGAAAATGGTTATCTTGTTGTAACAGACGAAAAGGGAACAATAATAGCTAGTGGTAATGATCAAGGACTTATTTCTAAAAGCATAAAAGAACTTAAAGTAGAACAGCTAAATGATTTATCAAAATATAAAAATAATAACTTTAGTGCAAAAATGAATGATGGAAAAGAATATTTTATAAATGTCCAAAAATCTTCTAATGAAAAATTAGGATGGTATTATATAGCTTTTGTAGAAAAGAGTGAACTTACAAAAACTGCAAATAACATAGGGATTATGACATTAATTTTCACCATTATATTTTCTATAATTGCAGTATTAGTATGTATATTTATAGCTAATAAAATATCGAAACCTATTAAATACGCAGCAGACCATATAAAAGAAGTGGGAAAAGGTGATTTTACCATTCCAATAGAAAAAAAATATTTTAAATCGCAGGATGAAGTGGGAGATATTATAAAATCATTAGATAAAATGCAAAGTTCAATAAAATCTATGTTAAGCAAAGTTAAGAAAAGTTCTGAGGTAGTTGAGGAAGAGGAAGAAAAATTATTAGCTGCTTCAGAAGAAATGACAGGTTCCTCAAGTGAAGTTTCAAGGGCAATACACGATGTAGCAGAAGGAATTTCAAATCAAGCTGGGGACCTTGTGAAAGCTACGGCTACCATATCAAGTTTTGGTGAAAAGCTTGATATAGTAGTAAATGAGTTATCAGCAATAAGTGAAAATTCTGTAGGAATAAACTTAATGGCTAATGATAGCAATAAAAAGATGGAACATATGATAGTATCAGTAAAAAATATTGGAGAGTTTTTTAGAAGCTTTTTAAATGTAATATCGAAACTTGATAACAATGTAGAACAGATAGGTGAGATGACTAGTTTAATAAATAGTATTTCAGAGCAAACTAATCTTTTAGCTCTAAATGCAGCAATTGAAGCTGCAAGAGCAGGAGAATCAGGAAAAGGATTTGCTGTGGTAGCAGATGAAATAAGAAAGCTTGCAGAAAGAAGCAAGGAATCTTCTGAAAGTATAAATAAATTAGTAGATAATATAGATAAAGATAAGCAAGAAATTATAGATAATACTGGAAAAATGAAGGAAGAACTGGATGAGCAATCTAAAACCATAGAGGATACAATTGGAGTATTTAAAAACATAATAGAGTCTATTGAGGATATTGTTCCTAAAATACAAAATGTCAATAGTTCAGCATATTCTATAAATGAAGAGAAGGAAGAAGTTTTATCTAAAATGGAAGGTAGCTCAGCTATTTCAGAAGAAATATCTGCATCTTCAGAAGAAATAAGTGCATCTTCAGAGGAAATGCATAATTGTTCAAAGAAGGTAGCTTTGTCTGGTGAGAAACTAAGTGAAATGACAAAGGAAATGAATGAAGAAGTAAATAAATTTAAAATATAA
- a CDS encoding FAD-binding oxidoreductase: MSKPYKEFEPKWIKEPAPKNSYRSIFRWGDPNFVKYPKESLYKLMKEKFNMTDEDFKQYDGYLGFDEVKLDKPCELDKVHIDALKKIAGDEFVTIDDYSRLSVAYGKTGYDALRLREKRVDCVPDVVVYPDTTEQIEQIVAYCTKHSIPLYVYGGGSSVTRGVEPTKGGISLDMRLRYNKVLSFNEIDQTITVQTGMSGPQLEEALQNAPKLFGAKRAYTCGHFPQSFEYSSVGGWVVTRGAGQNSTYYGCITDIVMGQKYATPIGTIQTSHYPREATGPNLNQIMMGGEGAFGILTEVTLKVFRWMPENRRRFSYIFKNWEIAQEAAREMMQCEAGFSSVFRLSDPEETSLMLHLYNVDETPLQRIFEIRGYKDMERCLFLGFTDGENGYSKNVAKNIKKIARRHGGMSLTSYVTKSWEKGRFNDPYLRDTLMDFGIITDTLECTVNWSNMAQVHRDVREVCHKLPNTIVTTHMSHCYPQGANLYFIFITRMNEAEKFKEYHSSILDAIQKSGASMSHHHGIGKMFAPWLEGQMGRKEFGVFKALKNYFDPDYNMNPGGTIGLDLKEEEKRFLKEGID, translated from the coding sequence ATGAGCAAACCATATAAAGAATTTGAACCTAAATGGATAAAAGAACCAGCACCAAAGAATAGTTATCGCTCTATATTTCGCTGGGGAGATCCTAATTTCGTAAAATATCCAAAAGAATCACTATATAAGCTTATGAAAGAAAAGTTTAATATGACAGATGAAGATTTTAAACAGTATGATGGATACCTTGGTTTTGATGAGGTTAAGTTAGATAAGCCATGTGAGCTGGATAAGGTGCACATTGATGCTCTAAAAAAAATAGCTGGAGATGAATTTGTTACAATAGATGATTACAGTAGACTTTCAGTAGCTTACGGAAAAACTGGATATGATGCTCTAAGATTGAGAGAAAAAAGAGTGGATTGTGTTCCTGATGTTGTAGTTTATCCAGATACTACAGAACAAATTGAACAAATTGTAGCATATTGCACTAAACATAGTATTCCATTATATGTATATGGTGGTGGGAGTAGTGTTACAAGAGGTGTAGAACCCACAAAGGGGGGCATTTCTCTCGATATGAGATTACGTTATAACAAGGTACTATCCTTTAATGAAATAGATCAAACTATAACTGTGCAAACAGGTATGTCAGGTCCACAGCTAGAGGAGGCTCTACAAAATGCACCAAAATTATTTGGTGCCAAACGAGCTTATACTTGTGGGCACTTTCCACAATCATTTGAATATAGCAGTGTTGGAGGTTGGGTTGTTACAAGAGGCGCTGGTCAAAATAGTACCTATTATGGATGTATCACAGATATAGTAATGGGGCAAAAATATGCAACACCAATTGGAACTATTCAAACTAGTCATTATCCAAGAGAAGCTACAGGGCCTAATTTAAATCAGATAATGATGGGAGGCGAGGGCGCTTTTGGTATATTGACAGAGGTTACATTAAAAGTATTTCGCTGGATGCCAGAAAATCGCAGGAGATTCTCTTATATTTTTAAGAATTGGGAGATTGCTCAAGAGGCAGCAAGGGAAATGATGCAGTGTGAGGCAGGTTTTTCTTCTGTATTTAGACTTTCAGATCCAGAAGAAACTAGTTTAATGCTTCATCTCTATAATGTGGACGAAACTCCACTACAGCGTATTTTCGAAATTCGTGGTTATAAAGATATGGAAAGATGTTTGTTCTTAGGATTTACCGATGGAGAAAATGGATATTCTAAAAACGTAGCAAAAAACATTAAGAAAATAGCAAGAAGACATGGTGGAATGAGTTTAACTTCATATGTTACAAAGAGCTGGGAAAAAGGACGTTTTAATGATCCATATTTAAGGGACACTTTAATGGATTTTGGAATTATTACGGATACTTTAGAGTGCACTGTAAATTGGTCTAATATGGCACAGGTTCATAGAGATGTTAGAGAAGTGTGTCATAAGCTTCCAAACACTATAGTAACTACCCATATGTCACACTGCTATCCACAAGGTGCTAATTTATATTTTATTTTTATAACGAGAATGAATGAAGCTGAAAAATTTAAAGAATATCATAGTAGTATTTTAGATGCTATTCAAAAATCTGGTGCATCTATGAGTCACCATCATGGAATCGGTAAAATGTTTGCTCCTTGGCTGGAAGGGCAGATGGGAAGAAAAGAATTTGGTGTATTTAAGGCACTAAAAAATTACTTTGACCCTGATTATAACATGAATCCAGGAGGAACCATAGGACTTGACTTAAAGGAAGAGGAAAAACGTTTCTTAAAAGAGGGAATTGATTAG
- a CDS encoding FGGY-family carbohydrate kinase produces the protein MGNPLILTFDLGTQSMRGMLVNQKGEIINLVQHKYKAPYFSNKPGWAEQKPEFYFQTLCNIGKELKKKSSNGYEDVIAVTITTIRDSCVCLDSEYKPLRDVILWLDSRETKHVKPFKWWVSMALKVANMDLVLKTQYKVSFANWIMENEPEIWKKTKKFVMLPTYLNYKLTGELKDCAANMIGHIPFDYRNRKWLNKNDLKRCMCDIPEEMMCELIDTGEIVGYITKEISEASDIPVGLPLISTGSDKGCETLGLSVIKEDQAALSFGTTAIVQFATKRYFEPKRFLPAYPGVPKDVYNPEIEIFRGYWLISWFKKEFALKECVEAERLGCSPESILNERLREIPVGCDGLMLQPFWTPGVVTPNAKGAIIGFSDVHTRIHVYRAIIEGIGFALMDGMYNMERRSGQKIKEIFVAGGGSQSDEICQITANMFGLPVKRIQTHEASGLGSSIAGFVAMGVFHNYEEAIKSMVHEKDVFVPNMEEYEAYQKLYTNIYTQIYSKLLPLYKKIKILTRREDK, from the coding sequence TTGGGCAATCCGTTGATATTAACCTTTGATTTAGGAACTCAGAGTATGAGGGGAATGCTTGTAAATCAAAAAGGTGAAATTATAAACTTAGTTCAGCATAAATATAAAGCCCCATATTTTTCAAATAAGCCTGGATGGGCAGAACAAAAACCTGAATTTTATTTTCAAACATTATGTAATATAGGTAAAGAACTTAAAAAAAAGAGCTCCAATGGATATGAGGATGTTATTGCAGTTACAATTACAACAATTCGTGATTCCTGTGTATGCCTTGATTCAGAGTATAAACCCTTAAGAGATGTTATACTTTGGCTGGATAGTAGAGAAACAAAGCATGTAAAACCTTTTAAGTGGTGGGTTAGTATGGCGCTTAAAGTGGCTAATATGGATTTGGTATTAAAAACTCAATATAAGGTTTCTTTTGCAAATTGGATTATGGAAAATGAACCAGAAATATGGAAAAAAACTAAAAAGTTCGTAATGTTACCAACATATCTGAATTATAAATTAACTGGAGAACTGAAGGATTGTGCAGCTAATATGATTGGACATATACCATTTGACTATAGAAATCGTAAATGGCTAAATAAAAATGATTTAAAAAGGTGTATGTGTGATATTCCAGAAGAAATGATGTGTGAACTTATTGATACAGGAGAAATTGTTGGCTACATTACAAAAGAAATCAGTGAGGCTTCAGATATTCCAGTAGGTCTTCCACTTATTTCAACGGGGTCAGATAAGGGCTGTGAAACATTAGGTTTATCTGTAATTAAAGAGGATCAGGCGGCTCTGTCTTTTGGAACAACGGCTATAGTTCAATTTGCTACTAAAAGATATTTTGAACCTAAAAGATTTCTTCCAGCTTATCCAGGAGTACCAAAGGATGTGTACAACCCTGAAATAGAAATATTTAGAGGATATTGGCTTATTTCTTGGTTTAAAAAAGAATTTGCTTTAAAAGAATGCGTGGAGGCAGAAAGACTAGGATGCTCTCCAGAAAGTATATTAAATGAACGATTACGTGAAATTCCAGTAGGTTGTGATGGATTAATGCTACAACCATTTTGGACCCCTGGTGTAGTGACACCAAATGCAAAGGGAGCCATTATTGGTTTTTCTGATGTACACACAAGAATTCATGTGTATAGAGCTATAATTGAAGGTATAGGATTTGCGCTGATGGATGGAATGTATAATATGGAAAGGCGCTCAGGTCAGAAAATAAAGGAAATTTTTGTGGCTGGAGGAGGTTCTCAGAGTGATGAGATATGTCAAATTACAGCCAATATGTTTGGATTGCCAGTAAAGAGAATACAAACTCATGAGGCATCAGGACTGGGTTCCTCTATTGCAGGATTTGTAGCCATGGGAGTATTTCATAATTATGAGGAAGCTATTAAGTCTATGGTTCATGAAAAAGATGTATTTGTTCCAAATATGGAAGAATACGAAGCTTATCAAAAATTGTATACGAATATTTACACACAAATATATAGTAAATTATTGCCGCTTTATAAAAAAATAAAAATATTAACAAGGAGAGAGGATAAATGA
- a CDS encoding DUF1667 domain-containing protein gives MKKLVCIVCPNGCNLTIEGDKNNWVVSGNKCKRGEAFAINELTNPMRTICTTVKTNFKNVPVLPVRVSSDIPKDMIFKVMEEINKVIIMSPIGRGDVVIKDVLGLKVDVIATSNILKDTTISKD, from the coding sequence ATGAAGAAATTAGTTTGTATTGTATGTCCAAATGGCTGCAACTTGACCATAGAGGGAGATAAAAATAATTGGGTTGTTAGTGGAAATAAGTGCAAAAGAGGAGAAGCTTTTGCTATTAATGAATTGACAAACCCCATGAGAACAATTTGTACAACTGTTAAGACAAATTTTAAAAATGTGCCAGTGCTACCAGTAAGAGTATCTAGTGATATACCAAAGGATATGATATTTAAAGTAATGGAGGAAATTAACAAAGTGATTATTATGTCTCCAATAGGGCGAGGAGATGTTGTAATAAAAGATGTTTTAGGTTTGAAAGTTGATGTTATAGCTACTAGTAATATATTGAAAGATACTACAATTTCTAAAGACTAG
- a CDS encoding NAD(P)/FAD-dependent oxidoreductase, producing MNMYNVIVIGGGPAGLAAAISAKQQGAEVLLIEREARLGGILKQCIHDGFGLVRFGEKLSGPEYAERFIDKFNEEKIDYKLLAFVTNIQKKSKGFIVSVVTREGVVDYSANTIILATGCRERTAKQVFIHGTRPSGIFTAGTAQHFTNLLGQMPTKKCVILGSGDIGLIMARRLTLEGAKVCGVYEAKRTPSGLTRNIMQCLNDFNIPLFLSHTVTRVFGEDRLTAVEIMEVDEKMKPIRGTSQIVECDALILSVGLIPENEIAEKLNVKLDFRTKGPICDNDFMTNVEGIFSCGNALHVNDLVDYVSESGELAGKAAARYKYDKRNLLDFKISKSILYLVPQRIDLSKDDKVVTLYFRSKEVLNNAILQINVDDIVVFQKKYAHLRPPEMQKLEIDFNKLNIKDNSSICIEVKGEIA from the coding sequence ATGAACATGTATAATGTAATAGTCATTGGGGGAGGACCAGCTGGACTAGCAGCAGCTATTTCTGCAAAACAGCAAGGTGCAGAGGTACTACTGATTGAGCGTGAAGCAAGACTAGGTGGAATTTTAAAGCAGTGTATACATGATGGTTTTGGATTAGTGCGTTTTGGAGAAAAACTATCAGGACCTGAATATGCAGAACGTTTCATTGACAAGTTTAATGAAGAAAAAATAGATTATAAATTATTAGCTTTTGTTACAAATATTCAAAAGAAAAGTAAAGGATTTATTGTTAGCGTGGTAACTAGAGAAGGGGTTGTAGATTACTCAGCAAATACCATTATTCTTGCCACTGGATGTAGAGAAAGAACTGCAAAACAAGTTTTTATACATGGAACTAGACCATCAGGAATTTTTACGGCGGGTACTGCTCAGCATTTTACAAATTTACTTGGACAGATGCCAACAAAAAAATGTGTTATATTAGGTAGTGGGGACATCGGACTTATTATGGCAAGAAGGTTAACGTTAGAAGGGGCAAAGGTATGTGGTGTATATGAAGCTAAAAGGACCCCTTCAGGATTAACAAGAAATATTATGCAGTGCTTAAATGATTTCAACATTCCCCTTTTCTTATCTCATACAGTAACCCGTGTATTTGGAGAGGATAGGCTTACTGCGGTGGAGATTATGGAAGTGGATGAAAAAATGAAACCCATTAGAGGAACTAGCCAAATAGTAGAATGTGATGCACTTATTTTATCAGTTGGATTGATACCAGAAAATGAAATTGCAGAGAAATTGAATGTAAAATTGGATTTTCGCACCAAAGGACCTATTTGTGACAATGATTTCATGACTAATGTGGAAGGCATATTTTCTTGTGGTAATGCACTTCATGTAAACGATTTAGTGGATTATGTGTCAGAAAGTGGAGAACTGGCAGGAAAAGCCGCAGCAAGATATAAATATGATAAGAGAAATTTATTAGATTTTAAAATTAGCAAATCTATACTCTATTTAGTGCCTCAAAGAATTGACTTATCTAAAGACGATAAAGTTGTAACCTTATATTTTAGAAGCAAGGAAGTGCTAAATAATGCAATTTTACAGATTAATGTAGATGATATAGTAGTTTTCCAAAAAAAATATGCTCATTTAAGACCACCAGAAATGCAAAAGCTAGAAATTGATTTTAATAAATTAAATATAAAAGATAACTCTTCTATTTGCATTGAAGTGAAAGGAGAGATAGCATGA
- a CDS encoding NAD(P)/FAD-dependent oxidoreductase: MNNKVLEVKLQKKLDEKFHKMLKVNIKENCIVVSGTLSKWEDIIDACMMCVVKKSTMHVVNDIKLQGVTMPSMRLPKEKDASLEGLEPDVLIIGGGISGASIARELTKWKLNILLVDKEADLAMQASGRNDGEVHPGIDLNKGTLKQHYVLKGNSMFEKVCSDLSVPFVRRGQYVGFKQKSVYPIIRAYVWQRKHICKVEGTRIISRKELKKREPELNEEFAFAVYNPTAGCVCPYGLTIAYGENAVQNGAKVSLNTAVLDMEVVDGVIKSVMTNRGRIYPKLVINAAGTFAEDIAKMAKDRFYSIHPRKGTNSILDKKSARLVKSIASIKLITKNKLHTKGGGILRTVHENLLVGPNAIETYEKENFATEQSSIDAVFKKQKETAKGLKEKDIITYFTGVRAATFEEDFVIEKGRKTKNLIHCAGIQSPGLTTAPAVALDVEKMAVEELSKEIPVQKNEKFNPKRKGVPVLRNMTSEERTKLIKENPDYGIIVCRCEEISKGEIIDALNSVIPVHTVDGIKKRIRPGMGRCQGGFCMPLVAKIISEYKNIPINEVKKSNSASYITIGETKGGLK; encoded by the coding sequence ATGAATAATAAAGTATTGGAAGTGAAATTACAAAAAAAGTTAGATGAGAAATTTCATAAGATGCTAAAGGTAAATATAAAAGAAAATTGCATAGTTGTTTCAGGAACTCTTTCAAAATGGGAGGATATTATAGATGCTTGTATGATGTGTGTGGTTAAAAAAAGCACTATGCATGTTGTAAATGACATAAAACTGCAGGGAGTTACTATGCCATCAATGAGATTACCAAAGGAAAAAGATGCTTCTTTAGAAGGATTAGAGCCAGATGTTTTGATTATTGGTGGAGGAATTTCTGGGGCTAGTATTGCAAGAGAACTTACTAAATGGAAATTAAATATTTTACTTGTTGATAAAGAAGCCGATTTGGCTATGCAGGCATCAGGAAGAAATGATGGAGAGGTGCATCCAGGTATAGACTTAAATAAGGGGACTTTGAAGCAGCATTATGTATTAAAAGGCAATAGTATGTTTGAAAAGGTATGTAGTGATCTTTCAGTTCCTTTTGTAAGAAGAGGGCAATATGTGGGTTTTAAACAAAAATCAGTGTATCCTATAATACGTGCATATGTATGGCAAAGAAAACATATTTGTAAGGTAGAAGGCACGAGAATTATTAGCAGAAAAGAACTGAAAAAAAGGGAGCCAGAGTTAAATGAGGAATTTGCATTTGCCGTATACAATCCTACAGCAGGATGCGTATGTCCTTATGGACTTACTATAGCTTATGGTGAAAATGCAGTACAAAATGGAGCAAAGGTATCTTTAAATACAGCGGTTTTAGATATGGAAGTAGTAGATGGAGTAATTAAAAGTGTGATGACAAATAGGGGAAGAATTTATCCAAAATTAGTGATTAATGCGGCAGGTACTTTTGCGGAAGATATTGCAAAGATGGCAAAAGATAGATTTTATTCTATTCATCCTAGAAAGGGGACAAACTCAATATTAGATAAGAAATCAGCTCGTTTAGTTAAATCAATAGCGTCTATTAAGCTAATAACAAAGAATAAATTGCATACAAAGGGTGGAGGAATATTACGTACTGTTCATGAGAATCTTTTAGTAGGTCCTAATGCAATTGAAACCTATGAAAAGGAGAATTTTGCTACGGAACAATCTAGTATTGATGCTGTGTTTAAAAAACAAAAGGAAACTGCTAAAGGGTTAAAGGAAAAAGATATTATAACTTATTTTACTGGAGTACGTGCTGCAACCTTTGAGGAAGATTTTGTAATAGAAAAAGGAAGAAAAACAAAGAATTTAATACATTGTGCCGGTATACAATCACCAGGATTAACAACGGCACCAGCGGTAGCATTAGATGTTGAAAAAATGGCAGTAGAAGAATTATCTAAAGAAATTCCTGTACAGAAAAATGAAAAATTTAATCCCAAAAGAAAGGGTGTACCTGTTCTTCGTAATATGACCAGTGAAGAAAGAACAAAGCTAATTAAAGAAAATCCTGATTATGGAATTATAGTTTGTCGCTGTGAGGAAATAAGTAAAGGGGAGATTATTGATGCGCTTAATTCAGTAATTCCAGTTCATACAGTGGATGGTATAAAAAAGAGAATACGACCTGGAATGGGAAGATGTCAAGGAGGATTTTGTATGCCTTTGGTAGCAAAAATAATTAGTGAATATAAAAATATCCCTATAAATGAAGTTAAAAAATCAAACTCCGCTTCCTATATAACCATAGGAGAAACAAAAGGAGGATTAAAATGA